A window of Pontibacter deserti contains these coding sequences:
- a CDS encoding exonuclease domain-containing protein — protein MKPNYILDLLSELNFTAIDFETANEKRASICSIGYAKVRKGEIVETDNILVKPHELRFSTINIDIHNITDELVSSQPEFCDLWPSIEPIFKDEILVAHNADFDISALTQTLDLYNLPHPNFKYICTHKLAQEAFEDLLDYRLKDIAKYFGLEFEHHNSQADAVVAAIIAITAIPRFPISTFQLHHQELTSSITKKGSLNSQSSFDIIYQDKRIEKNLLKPVLDVAEKDDIFYNQKLAFTGDLKSISRGEAAKIVQSKGADINTSISAKTNIVVVGSNAGPSKMAKIESLISSGKSIRLIYEEEFLTLINY, from the coding sequence ATGAAACCTAACTATATACTTGACTTACTCTCCGAACTCAATTTCACTGCCATTGACTTTGAGACAGCTAATGAAAAAAGAGCTAGTATCTGCTCCATCGGATATGCAAAAGTTCGTAAAGGCGAGATTGTAGAAACAGATAATATTTTAGTAAAGCCGCATGAGTTAAGGTTCTCTACTATAAATATAGACATTCATAATATCACCGATGAGCTAGTTTCTTCACAGCCTGAATTCTGTGACTTATGGCCTTCTATAGAGCCTATCTTCAAAGATGAAATTTTGGTTGCACATAATGCTGATTTCGATATTAGTGCTTTAACACAAACTCTAGATCTATATAACTTACCACATCCTAACTTCAAATACATTTGTACACATAAGCTTGCACAAGAGGCTTTCGAAGACTTATTAGATTATAGGCTAAAAGATATTGCAAAATATTTTGGATTAGAATTTGAACATCATAATAGTCAAGCTGATGCTGTAGTTGCCGCTATTATTGCAATCACAGCTATACCACGTTTTCCAATCTCTACCTTTCAACTTCATCATCAAGAGCTAACATCTTCTATCACTAAAAAAGGATCTTTAAATTCACAGTCATCTTTTGATATTATTTATCAGGATAAAAGAATAGAGAAGAACCTTCTTAAACCTGTTCTTGATGTAGCAGAAAAAGACGATATTTTTTACAATCAAAAGCTTGCTTTTACAGGAGATTTAAAGTCTATTAGCCGAGGAGAAGCAGCCAAAATTGTGCAAAGCAAGGGTGCAGACATAAATACTTCAATTAGTGCTAAAACTAATATCGTAGTTGTGGGATCTAATGCTGGTCCTTCTAAAATGGCTAAGATTGAGAGCTTGATATCAAGTGGTAAAAGTATTAGGCTTATCTATGAAGAAGAATTTCTTACTTTGATAAATTATTAA
- a CDS encoding acylphosphatase, with product MSSNYKRVSMKVYGKVQGVFFRASTQEKAEELGLKGFVQNEPDGTVYLEAEGNPETIKQLEAWAHQGPTHARVDKVEVKEFSKLEGFEKFEQRRQG from the coding sequence ATGAGCAGCAACTATAAACGGGTATCCATGAAAGTTTATGGCAAAGTACAGGGCGTATTTTTCAGGGCCAGCACCCAGGAAAAAGCCGAAGAACTTGGCCTGAAAGGCTTTGTACAAAATGAGCCTGACGGCACTGTTTACCTGGAAGCCGAAGGCAATCCCGAAACTATAAAACAACTGGAAGCCTGGGCACACCAAGGGCCAACCCATGCAAGAGTAGACAAAGTAGAAGTGAAGGAGTTTAGTAAGTTGGAAGGATTTGAGAAGTTTGAGCAGCGGAGGCAGGGTTAG
- a CDS encoding App1 family protein, with amino-acid sequence MADLTEKLKANLLIALERVEHSILKTKLKVKDASQAFDPINIMPYHGFGNPNYVFVKGRVLEDEKVKQPHKGDGILHHLKDTYKRYESDEIPGIKIKASFAGQEVETETDEEGYFTIEFKSDTPIDFSTAGNKVKLQLLGHKTDKDRLEAEANVFAPGKDVEFGIISDIDDTVLVSDIKHFLGRLKLMLMKNAVERSPFPGVAGLLRALCKGSDAKGNNPLFFVSGSEWNLYDLLISFFRSHDIPEGPLLLRDKGIGQGSLKKHLIAYKLDQIRHILNTFPDLKFICIGDSGEHDPEIYEKVVQEFPGRILGIYIRDVSAEERDKEVKSIAARLKKQHVEMVLAEETLSVAKHAAKMGWINQNQLEDVRKACEADKQAKQTD; translated from the coding sequence ATGGCAGACCTAACAGAAAAACTGAAAGCAAACCTCCTGATTGCGCTTGAACGGGTAGAACACAGCATTCTTAAGACAAAACTTAAGGTAAAAGATGCGTCACAAGCCTTCGATCCGATAAATATTATGCCCTACCATGGCTTTGGCAACCCAAACTATGTTTTTGTAAAAGGCAGGGTGCTGGAAGATGAAAAAGTAAAACAACCCCATAAAGGCGATGGTATACTGCACCACCTCAAAGACACTTACAAACGGTACGAATCAGATGAGATACCGGGTATTAAGATAAAGGCAAGCTTTGCAGGCCAGGAAGTAGAGACAGAGACTGACGAGGAAGGTTATTTTACCATTGAGTTCAAATCCGACACTCCTATTGACTTTAGCACCGCCGGCAACAAGGTAAAATTACAACTACTGGGCCATAAAACAGATAAAGACCGACTGGAAGCAGAAGCCAATGTGTTTGCACCAGGCAAGGATGTAGAGTTTGGTATCATCTCGGACATTGACGATACAGTTTTAGTCTCTGATATCAAGCATTTTCTGGGACGGCTGAAACTGATGCTGATGAAAAATGCGGTAGAACGCAGCCCGTTTCCGGGTGTTGCCGGTTTGCTGAGAGCATTATGCAAAGGCTCCGATGCAAAAGGAAATAACCCGCTCTTTTTTGTATCCGGCAGCGAGTGGAACCTCTATGACCTGCTGATCAGCTTTTTCCGCTCGCATGACATTCCGGAAGGCCCTCTGCTGCTCCGCGACAAAGGCATTGGCCAGGGTAGTTTAAAAAAGCATCTTATAGCGTATAAACTGGATCAGATACGGCATATCTTAAATACTTTCCCTGATCTTAAATTTATCTGCATCGGAGACAGCGGGGAGCATGACCCGGAAATTTATGAGAAGGTAGTACAGGAATTTCCGGGCCGTATACTTGGCATCTACATCCGTGATGTGTCTGCAGAGGAGCGCGACAAGGAAGTAAAAAGTATAGCAGCCAGGTTAAAAAAACAGCATGTAGAAATGGTGTTGGCAGAAGAAACACTTTCTGTAGCCAAACATGCTGCAAAAATGGGATGGATAAACCAAAACCAGTTAGAGGATGTGCGGAAGGCATGCGAAGCAGATAAGCAGGCAAAACAGACCGACTAA
- the sdaAA gene encoding L-serine ammonia-lyase, iron-sulfur-dependent, subunit alpha, whose product MSLLFNDFKSWEKHCAETGEPLYQPVLGYEIEQKGRTEEFIWENIAKAYEVMKDAVKTGLTENMTSRSGMVNNGAKKVANSPVTVLSPEFQMLVSRALGAKEVNSCMGRVVAAPTAGASGILPGTLTTLQELHGLEDRKIHEGLLVAAGIALIIEQNASLAGAVGGCQAETGSAAAMAAGAIVYCLGGDVQQVFNAVAITIQCMLGLVCDPVAGLVEVPCIVRNASAAAIAYSSSQLAIAGVDPVIPVDQCVAALGEVGESMERKYKETAEGGLANTPKAREIENFVLVQDVEILPDEDSE is encoded by the coding sequence ATGTCATTATTATTCAACGATTTTAAGAGCTGGGAAAAGCATTGCGCTGAAACCGGCGAACCACTATACCAACCAGTGCTCGGCTACGAAATTGAGCAGAAAGGTCGCACAGAAGAATTTATCTGGGAAAACATAGCCAAAGCCTATGAAGTGATGAAAGATGCCGTGAAAACCGGCCTCACCGAAAACATGACGTCGCGCTCGGGCATGGTAAACAATGGTGCTAAAAAAGTAGCCAACTCACCGGTTACCGTGCTGTCGCCGGAGTTCCAGATGCTGGTATCGCGTGCCTTGGGTGCAAAGGAAGTAAACTCGTGTATGGGTCGTGTGGTAGCTGCTCCTACGGCTGGCGCATCGGGCATTTTGCCGGGTACACTTACTACACTGCAGGAACTGCACGGGCTTGAGGATAGAAAGATACACGAAGGCTTACTGGTTGCTGCTGGCATCGCGCTAATTATCGAGCAAAATGCATCTTTGGCCGGTGCCGTAGGTGGTTGCCAGGCCGAAACAGGTAGTGCGGCAGCCATGGCGGCTGGTGCTATAGTTTATTGCCTGGGCGGCGATGTGCAGCAGGTATTTAATGCTGTGGCCATAACTATACAGTGTATGCTTGGTCTGGTGTGCGACCCGGTAGCCGGCCTGGTAGAAGTGCCTTGTATTGTCCGAAATGCCAGTGCGGCAGCTATTGCTTATTCATCGTCGCAGTTGGCCATTGCCGGCGTAGACCCTGTTATACCTGTAGACCAGTGCGTAGCAGCCCTCGGCGAAGTAGGCGAAAGTATGGAACGCAAGTATAAAGAAACAGCCGAAGGCGGACTGGCCAACACACCGAAAGCCCGCGAGATAGAAAACTTTGTGCTGGTGCAGGATGTG